In one window of Henckelia pumila isolate YLH828 chromosome 1, ASM3356847v2, whole genome shotgun sequence DNA:
- the LOC140892220 gene encoding transcription factor DIVARICATA-like has protein sequence MDCFSLDSDYCNSWPFFEGNHGVITRWTAEENKRFENALAYFDQDTPDRWYNVAAMIPGKTISDVMKQYQELVEDVSDIEAGLIPIPPGYNYNNANNSSFTLLEWVNSRGHCINPVRKRSSSARGSDQERKKGVPWTEEEHRQFLLGLKKYGKGDWRNIANSFVTTRTPTQVASHAQKYFTRQLLGTKDKKRSSIHDITTANLTPEVANLSPSVPYHKDHSTPYCSPQKSTLISQPLQDLHDPDRIGLLWGATTCDSDHFQCRNPGTTTVFSPPNSSSSTISTSYEGTPPTFGINLLECVTQHELWLEPDDMIF, from the exons ATGGATTGTTTCAGCTTGGATTCTGATTATTGTAACAGCTGGCCTTTTTTTGAGGGAAATCATGGGGTGATTACTAGATGGACGGCTGAGGAGAACAAAAGGTTCGAGAATGCTCTGGCGTATTTCGATCAAGATACTCCCGACAGGTGGTACAATGTGGCGGCCATGATTCCGGGGAAGACGATAAGCGATGTAATGAAACAGTATCAAGAATTGGTGGAAGATGTTAGCGACATAGAAGCGGGACTGATACCCATTCCACCtggttataattataataatgcAAACAACAGCTCTTTCACGTTGCTGGAGTGGGTGAATAGCCGTGGACATTGTATTAATCCGGTTCGAAAACGGAGCTCGTCGGCTCGGGGTTCGGACCAGGAACGGAAAAAAGGAGTTCCCTGGACAGAGGAAGAACATAG GCAATTTTTGTTGGGGTTAAAAAAGTATGGGAAAGGAGACTGGAGAAACATAGCGAATAGTTTCGTGACGACTAGGACGCCGACGCAGGTGGCGAGCCATGCTCAGAAGTATTTCACCAGGCAACTTTTGGGGACCAAAGACAAGAAAAGATCGAGCATACATGACATTACAACTGCCAATCTCACACCTGAAGTTGCAAACTTATCTCCTTCAGTACCCTATCACAAAGATCATAGTACTCCTTATTGTTCACCTCAAAAATCAACCTTAATCTCTCAGCCACTACAAGATCTGCACGATCCCGACAGGATCGGACTGCTGTGGGGAGCAACCACATGTGATTCCGATCATTTTCAGTGTCGTAATCCGGGAACAACGACGGTGTTCAGCCCGCCAAACAGCAGCAGCTCAACTATCAGCACGTCTTATGAAGGAACCCCTCCTACATTCGGAATAAATTTGCTCGAATGCGTAACACAGCACGAGCTCTGGTTAGAACCGGATGACATGATTTTCTAG